In one window of Plasmodium cynomolgi strain B DNA, chromosome 13, whole genome shotgun sequence DNA:
- a CDS encoding nuclear transport factor 2 (putative), translating to MDMLNPQFEEIGKEFVNHYFQLFNTGRNELAALYKDISMMSFENDQCRGTSQIIERLNKLPPTVVHKCLSLDIQPTPNNGILILVCGDIIIEENKPIKFVRSFHLFPLPSGGYFIFNDLFRFCIG from the exons AAAGAGTTCGTGAACCACTACTTTCAGTTATTCAACACGGGAAG gaaCGAACTGGCTGCACTTTACAAAGACATCAGCATGATGAGCTTCGAAAATGACCAGTGCAGAGGGACAAGTCAGATAATCGAGCGACTGAATAAACTGCCACCCACCGTTGTCCACAAATGTCTAAGTCTAGATATTCAACCGACGCCCAATAACGGGATCTTAATTTTAGTATGTGGTGACATCATCATTGAGGAGAACAAGCCAATCAAATTTGTTAGGAGCTTCCACCTTTTTCCCTTGCCCAGTGGGGGATATTtca TTTTTAACGATTTATTCAGATTTTGCATAGGTTAA
- a CDS encoding hypothetical protein (putative), translating to MCQKSGQEIPSLNFVVNEREEFLNIFNYKNVKCFKSCNYIYIGQFKKENEPHGSKENDYDLVCKKGEDIKKIETKEFTSSREKSDKKKKNKCSKYIKDGYGILITLRRNTFGQEVIVNKFIGNWKNNKKCGLGFNLYLNRNVYYGYYENNERNGWGHFEWRDNESSYEGNWVNNDMNGKGTYKSKNFLFEGDFYSNKFLNSSGEWIDVVAMEEEKKNVSLLKTYVISGDEMMIDLVCLPFDFLKGHLQKIADLIKYKYNKVPFFMCSKGFIEKHRNFNLSKFIFLSYYFGPDEPFCEESSYQLLFDGVQNEEGKRSEGGNSKVGRDNPNLKSFRSGTPSDDGEEVEGDSSSRESSCSRGSERSDESSISRATSSSGLSAITNSCYNSQWMGEPHDDLYHPKTHSLNNADITRNESKGSSESDLKEYIKNANKSNDFKEESLAEEPSKFSNSCQNEVNFNSDRCDEDICYEMEERKKNEMYQLMKKYVNIYANSEGTSSEYSIRSSETESSNEGGGFLKVERKEYFDRTKCGGNEQSGGTKETDGKETVGENANQKVNNAWSGEGNTSGTNPSENSPPFNMRQKKIEKELSKIKIDTQFLEKLKNCNLTCIHKIKQKMATSMMLKYPFIFSLSMSEDKNKYETITKEFLLESCTIPTLWFLKNYFGATENKLPEKIFSPPFFDFYNSNMNMPMHPHFQSPQNNDDVHNFNGGEISPLNFFLITDLLVGDTTDIKHLKGLVRDKFINISFLSNLFFVILE from the exons ATGTGCCAGAAAAGTGGGCAGGAAATCCCCTCCCTCAATTTTGTAGTCAATGAAAGagaagaatttttaaatatatttaattataagaATGTCAAATGCTTTAAGTCCTGTAATTACATCTACATTGGACAATTTAAAA AGGAAAACGAGCCACACGGAAGCAAAGAAAACGACTATGATTTGGTGtgcaaaaaaggtgaagatattaaaaaaatcgaaacgAAAGAGTTCACATCGAGCAGAGAAAAAtcagacaaaaagaaaaaaaataaatgcagcaaatatataaaagatgGCTATGGAATTTTAATAACGTTAAGAAGAAACACCTTTGGGCAGGAAGTAATTGTGAATAAGTTCATTGGTAACtggaaaaataacaaaaaatgtggattGGGATTTAATTTATATCTTAATAGGAATGTCTATTATGGGTATTATGAGAATAATGAAAGAAATGGATGGGGCCACTTCGAATGGAGAGACAATGAGTCAAGTTATGAAGGGAACTGGGTCAACAACGACATGAATGGCAAAGGCAcatataaaagtaaaaattttttattcgaaGGGGACTTTTATAGTAATAAATTTCTTAACTCTTCTGGGGAATGGATAGATGTGGTAGCCatggaagaggaaaaaaaaaacgtgagcCTTCTCAAAACATATGTAATTAGTGGTGATGAAATGATGATCGATTTAGTTTGCCTTCCTTTTGATTTCTTAAAAGgtcatttacaaaaaattgcagaccTTATTAAGTACAAATATAACaaggttccttttttcatgtgtTCCAAGGGTTTTATCGAGAAACACAGAAATTTTAACTTGTCtaagtttatatttttaagttaTTATTTTGGTCCTGATGAGCCATTTTGCGAGGAGAGCAGTTATCAGCTTCTCTTCGACGGGGTACAAAatgaggagggaaaaagaagcgaGGGAGGGAATTCAAAAGTAGGTCGGGATAATCCAAATTTGAAATCATTTCGGAGTGGCACCCCTTCGGATGATGGTGAAGAAGTAGAAGGTGACAGCAGTTCGCGGGAGTCTAGTTGTTCCAGAGGTTCTGAGAGGTCGGATGAGTCGTCCATCTCTCGAGCGACTAGTTCTTCCGG CCTGTCCGCCATCACCAACAGCTGCTACAATTCGCAGTGGATGGGCGAGCCCCATGACGATTTATACCACCCAAAAACGCACTCCCTGAATAACGCCGACATAACCAGAAATGAAAGCAAAGGCAGTAGCGAAAGTGACCTGAAggaatacataaaaaacgcGAATAAATCGAATGACTTTAAGGAGGAAAGCTTAGCCGAAGAGCCATCCAAGTTTAGTAACAGCTGCCAAAATGAAGTGAACTTTAACTCGGACAGATGCGATGAAGATATATGCTACGAGAtggaagaaaggaaaaagaacgAAATGTACCAACTGATGAAGAAGTACGTGAATATTTATGCCAATTCGGAAGGCACTTCCAGTGAGTATTCGATAAGGTCCAGCGAAACGGAAAGCTCCAATGAAGGGGGAGGCTTCCTCAAAGTGGAAAGGAAGGAATATTTTGATCGAACGAAGTGTGGTGGGAACGAACAATCGGGAGGAACTAAAGAGACGGATGGGAAGGAAACAGTGGGAGAAAATGCCAACCAAAAAGTGAATAACGCATGGTCAGGAGAGGGTAATACGAGTGGGACGAACCCCTCGGAAAATAGTCCCCCTTTCAATatgcgacaaaaaaaaatcgagaaGGAATTATCCAAGATAAAAATAGACACTCAGTTTTtggaaaaactaaaaaattgcaatctGACATGTATACACaagataaagcaaaaaatggcaacgtCCATGATGCTGAAGtacccatttatttttagctTAAGCATGAGTGAAGACAAGAATAAGTATGAAACTATAACTAAGGAATTCCTTTTAGAGAGTTGCACAATCCCCACCTTGTG gtttttaaagaattattttggAGCTACAGAGAATAAACTACccgaaaaaattttttcccctccctttttcgatttttacaattcaAATATGAATATGCCTATGCACCCGCATTTCCAGAGTCCCCAAAATAACGACGACGTGCACAATTTTAATGGTGGCGAAATTTCGccgttgaattttttcctcatcacaGATTTGTTAGTAGGGGACACGACAGATATCAAGCATTTAAAAGGTTTAGTGAGGGACAAATTTATCAATATTTCGTTTTTgagtaacttattttttgtcattctAGAGTAG
- a CDS encoding hypothetical protein (putative), giving the protein MNVLTQIDDCFTNYIKIHGAQKVDSYWDEGIVVNKYIELGNGHEKKGKVPSDTKEHGEEVDQEDAPSAQKSNCGSEGCSNLSKSILTKEKLFTCNDVVEGCVCLNSLENIADLKDTTLVRWTCMVQQIISPESYVGIYKLRNKKNGEIILKSSKYRDYIDTDDNWEIIEDNEKKNVGEYYDLNYEQYCKMGDDERGTKKEAHHTGGQNLTDEANPQLSNKSTPAAAGTSTNQIDKKTCPKNYDQKKKEDHTVLNNHSDDIPFCESDNNFKKYWKRYLFLCTNVPGNKSTWCKQLCDYSSYYSNCENFLKNEPVKGDNVCAGKYTAHSSCSTEKEGNAKGGGFSTDDVRLSRETICSSEFGPEEWNTTGHTAVHTTGHTTGHTADHTTGLSKDTTVSGAPPNGAPKRPRRDPEKKSKVRCIIKIYDDNSQYNGKNENDFLKLNDVIEVIGIYRKHQIKDFEDCEKNLNFYFYYDQNFLKYPCIHAFQYIKVKRFNPLSSCILFKNELCDILQSGPFSTVGELRKHLLMFISNSFSHDLLVAHYFFFYLCGSYIEESKLKLGKVSLNVFNISTDGEKCASHTGTTITANQQISKEEEEVSPREPLQKGENTSKIMDEHKEVQNKSYPSHATQMNNMIKNLVPLYRYIPLCLKKLSSQYLVSVMNHHNGELKKGKLQLANNTYLVFDECVLDEGKLNSVSTKNFLCIERLITSQEIPFIFNTDITFETQNNVLILSRKKSMFVNYVDIPIPVCHQRGKGRGGVGQSGVSSAGKVEQSGWSKMGEGQKVGKTGEKSEEKGEEKCEEKDEEKGEEKCEEKDEEKGEGTTENGAHGDAKNPYKENEPEKNSPFAFSAEFINTCENYHPKEDELMQFRRYINYILSKSHSAKIHSDVTTYITDSFVSLRQTSKDVNQFVLNSWICMSRIWAFSEGCNEISRGDWDYIMKLEGERRLRLSHLDALYI; this is encoded by the coding sequence ATGAACGTACTCACCCAAATCGACGACTGCTTcacaaattatataaaaattcatGGCGCGCAGAAAGTGGACTCCTACTGGGATGAAGGGATTGTGGTGAACAAGTACATCGAATTGGGAAATgggcacgaaaaaaagggaaaagtcCCAAGTGATACAAAGGAGCATGGTGAAGAGGTCGATCAGGAGGATGCCCCGTCTGCGCAAAAATCAAACTGTGGCAGCGAGGGGTGTTCCAATTTGAGTAAATCAATTTTGACAAAGGAAAAACTCTTCACTTGCAACGACGTGGTTGAAGGGTGCGTGTGCCTAAACTCGCTCGAGAATATAGCGGACCTTAAGGACACCACCCTAGTCAGATGGACATGTATGGTGCAGCAGATAATTTCTCCCGAAAGTTACGTAGGAATTTACAAgttaagaaataaaaaaaacggagaaataattttgaagAGCTCAAAATATAGGGATTACATCGATACGGATGACAACTGGGAGATAATAGAggacaatgaaaaaaagaacgttGGAGAATATTACGATCTAAATTATGAGCAATACTGTAAGATGGGGGATGATGAAAGGGGAACCAAGAAGGAGGCACACCATACGGGCGGACAGAACCTTACCGATGAAGCTAATCCTCAGCTGAGCAATAAATCAACCCCCGCCGCAGCAGGAACGAGCACCAACCAGATAGACAAAAAAACATGCCCCAAAAATTAcgatcagaaaaaaaaagaagatcaCACTGTGCTGAATAACCATAGTGATGACATACCTTTTTGCGAAAGtgataacaattttaaaaagtattgGAAAAGATATTTATTTCTCTGCACCAATGTCCCGGGAAATAAAAGCACTTGGTGCAAACAACTGTGTGACTATTCTTCGTACTACAGCAATTGcgagaattttttaaaaaacgaacCCGTGAAAGGTGACAATGTTTGCGCGGGGAAGTATACAGCCCATTCGAGTTGCTCCACTGAAAAGGAGGGCAATGCTAAAGGTGGCGGCTTCTCCACGGATGATGTGCGTCTCTCGCGAGAAACGATCTGCAGTAGTGAGTTTGGGCCCGAGGAGTGGAACACAACGGGTCACACAGCGGTTCACACAACGGGTCACACAACGGGTCACACAGCGGATCACACAACTGGTCTGTCAAAGGACACCACCGTTAGTGGTGCACCCCCAAACGGAGCACCAAAGAGACCCCGCCGTGACCCAGAAAAGAAGAGCAAAGTCAGGtgtatcataaaaatatacgacGATAATAGCCAATACaacggaaaaaacgaaaacgacTTCCTAAAACTGAATGACGTAATTGAAGTCATCGGAATATATCGCAAGCATCAAATAAAAGACTTTGAagattgtgaaaaaaatttgaacttttatttttattatgatcaaaattttttaaaatatccttGCATTCATGCTTTTCAGTACATCAAGGTCAAGCGGTTTAATCCGCTAAGTAGCTGCatattattcaaaaatgaattgtGTGACATTTTGCAGAGTGGTCCTTTCAGCACCGTCGGTGAGCTGAGGAAACACCTCCTCATGTTCATATCGAACAGCTTTTCCCACGATTTGCTGGTTGCtcattatttcttcttttacttGTGTGGCAGTTACATTGAGGAGAGCAAACTCAAGCTGGGGAAGGTCAGCCTAAACGTTTTTAACATATCGACAGACGGGGAAAAGTGTGCTTCCCACACGGGGACCACCATTACGGCGAACCAGCAAATCAgtaaggaggaggaagaagtctCACCAAGGGAACCgcttcaaaagggggaaaacacTTCAAAGATTATGGATGAACATAAAGAGgtgcaaaataaatcatACCCGAGTCATGCCACCCAAATGAACAAcatgattaaaaatttagTTCCACTGTATAGGTATATTCCCCtctgtttaaaaaaattaagcagcCAATATTTAGTATCCGTAATGAATCACCACAAtggagaattaaaaaaggggaaactcCAATTAGCAAATAATACCTACTTGGTTTTTGACGAATGTGTGTTAGACGAAGGGAAGCTTAACAGCGTTAGTACTAAAAATTTCCTCTGTATAGAAAGGCTAATTACGTCGCAAGAAATTCCATTCATCTTTAACACAGACATTACCTTCGAAACGCAAAATAacgttttaattttgtccAGGAAAAAGTCCATGTTTGTAAATTATGTGGATATCCCCATCCCTGTGTGTcaccaaagggggaagggcCGCGGGGGCGTAGGTCAAAGTGGTGTCAGCTCGGCGGGCAAAGTGGAGCAATCGGGGTGGAGCAAAATGGGCGAGGGGCAGAAAGTAGGAAAAACAGGAGAGAAGAGCGAAGAGAAGGGCGAAGAGAAATGCGAAGAGAAGGACGAAGAGAAGGGCGAAGAGAAATGCGAAGAGAAGGACGAAGAGAAGGGCGAAGGAACCACCGAAAATGGAGCACATGGAGACGCGAAAAACCCTTACAAGGAAAACGAACCTGAGAAGAACTCCCCCTTCGCTTTCTCCGCCGAATTCATTAACACCTGCGAAAATTACCACCCCAAGGAGGATGAACTAATGCAATTTAGAAGgtacataaattatatactGTCAAAAAGCCACTCTGCAAAAATCCATTCGGATGTAACGACCTACATCACGGATTCTTTTGTGTCTCTGCGACAAACCAGCAAAGATGTGAACCAGTTCGTTTTAAACTCATGGATTTGCATGTCTCGAATTTGGGCCTTTTCGGAGGGGTGCAACGAAATAAGTAGGGGGGACTGGGATTATATCATGAAACTTGAGGGTGAAAGGCGCCTGCGGCTCAGCCACTTAGACGCGCTTTACATTTGA
- a CDS encoding hypothetical protein (putative), whose amino-acid sequence MLIAYIAYENLNDNEKATIDRIFAQSHDKDFDNIISAATWPDHIKTSDPRRFRQPIPFERSEILDIFNDWHYVKTPYNPTNMYLPPKHLYGHKGKHNAAGISKHIYRTLVNVKKKPKHGSYYSYNFYLKYFIHLFADIHQPLHTLNFYNENLLNGDKGGNDITVTYGGLTGNIHYLCDSIFNSRRKRWPTVDVQKLKKDAINLMNFFPPRALRNELRIPRDKIAYIDTIVNQAYELALEYVYNKLPMQHLSKEKMFPVNRTFVTQLKHILYRQMVLAGYRLAEYLKDILDNVPDD is encoded by the coding sequence ATGCTCATAGCGTACATTGCATACGAGAATTTAAACGACAATGAAAAGGCAACCATAGATCGAATCTTTGCACAAAGCCATGATAAAGATTTTGATAATATCATAAGTGCAGCAACATGGCCAGACCACATAAAAACATCAGACCCCAGGAGATTCCGTCAACCAATCCCATTTGAAAGAAGCGAAATTTTAGATATTTTTAACGACTGGCATTATGTAAAAACACCTTATAATCCCACGAATATGTATTTACCTCCCAAGCATTTATATGGCCATAAGGGGAAGCATAACGCAGCAGGAATTTCAAAACACATTTACAGGACTTTGGTGAACGTTAAGAAGAAACCCAAGCATGGTTCGTACTATTCCTACAATTTCTACTTAAAGTACTTCATCCATTTATTTGCTGATATTCACCAACCATTACATAcacttaatttttataatgaaaatttacTTAATGGAGACAAGGGAGGAAATGACATTACTGTAACTTATGGAGGTCTCACTGGTAATATACATTACTTATGCGATAGTATCTTTAActcgagaaggaaaaggtggCCCACTGTAGACGTACAAAAACTTAAGAAGGATGCTATCAatttgatgaattttttccctcctcgcGCACTTAGGAACGAGCTCAGAATCCCCAGAGATAAAATTGCATACATAGACACCATTGTGAACCAGGCCTACGAGTTAGCTCTCGAATAcgtttataataaattaccCATGCAGCATTTatctaaagaaaaaatgtttcccGTTAATAGAACGTTTGTGACGCAACTAAAGCATATTCTCTACCGGCAGATGGTCTTGGCTGGGTACAGGTTGGCTGAATATTTAAAGGACATCCTCGATAATGTTCCGGACGAT
- a CDS encoding hypothetical protein (putative) yields the protein MLVSAIAYEGLTNEEKLVLDKIFKNYKEDKDFNDPITGAIWSDHIKPIDYHYPDKIRRIGGINLMNKWHYINKPYNPTNITLNAYHKEFYQKTDNALSVLKSIFTSLKSVKRKENHGSFFSYNFNLRYFIHIFGDVHEPLHAINFFNKHFLEGDSGGTQIHVMYHKKMEKLHYLCDCIFHSRSKKWPTSGKKEMLEEANALMKIYPPEYFEDRLKNDLSDLEYLDFIINDSYSKAVDSIYSNFPLDTLNSKTSYVLNNFSVVSMKKMLNEQIVLGGYRLRRYLKIMIENVPDDLVKVHKYIK from the coding sequence ATGCTCGTAAGTGCCATCGCATACGAAGGGCTCACTAATGAAGAAAAGTTAGTGCtagacaaaatttttaaaaactacaAAGAAGACAAGGATTTTAATGACCCCATAACTGGAGCAATATGGTCTGATCACATAAAACCAATTGATTATCACTACCCTGATAAGATTAGGCGAATAGGAGGGATCAACCTAATGAACAAATGGCACTACATAAACAAGCCATACAACCCAACGAATATTACCCTGAATGCGTACCATAAGGAATTTTACCAAAAGACGGATAACGCTTTAAGTGTATTGAAGAGCATATTTACATCATTAAAAAgtgtgaaaagaaaagaaaatcatggcagttttttttcctacaatTTTAACTTAAGATActttattcacattttcggGGATGTACATGAACCGTTACACGCTATCAACTTTTTCAATAAACATTTTCTCGAAGGAGATAGTGGAGGAACTCAAATTCATGTAATGTATCATAAaaagatggaaaaattgcattACTTATGTGATTGCATTTTTCATTCgaggagtaaaaaatggcCCACCTCtgggaagaaagaaatgcTGGAAGAAGCAAATGCCTTGATGAAGATATACCCCCCTGAGTACTTTGAAgacagattaaaaaatgatctaAGCGATTTAGAATATCTAGATTTTATCATTAATGATAGTTACAGCAAGGCGGTGGATAGCATTTATTCTAACTTCCCCCTTGATACTCTTAATAGCAAAACTTCCTACGttttaaacaatttttctGTCGTTagtatgaagaaaatgttGAATGAGCAGATAGTTCTAGGAGGTTACCGCTTAAGGCGGtacttaaaaattatgattgaAAACGTGCCGGACGACCTCGTAAAGGTGCATAAGTACATTAAA